In Candidatus Eremiobacteraceae bacterium, a single genomic region encodes these proteins:
- a CDS encoding VOC family protein — protein sequence MRRVTIDHIDIRVRDLGASRTFYEAALKPLGLSIVTDRADEVDFGFDSLDDFGIHSGGVPSTGVHVAFLARSAQEVDEFYRAALAVGASSDAPPGLHPEYSPGYYAAFVLDPDGNVVEAVCMGVGHAEGADAGRPGLVT from the coding sequence GTGCGAAGAGTCACAATCGATCATATAGACATCCGGGTGCGCGATCTTGGCGCCAGCCGGACGTTCTACGAGGCGGCGCTCAAGCCGCTTGGATTGTCCATTGTGACGGATCGTGCGGATGAGGTCGATTTCGGCTTCGATAGTCTAGACGACTTCGGCATCCACAGCGGCGGTGTTCCGAGCACCGGAGTCCACGTCGCTTTCCTGGCGCGATCGGCCCAAGAAGTCGATGAATTCTACCGCGCCGCCCTCGCGGTCGGGGCGTCAAGCGATGCGCCTCCCGGACTGCACCCCGAATACAGCCCGGGGTACTATGCGGCATTCGTGCTCGACCCCGACGGCAACGTGGTGGAAGCAGTGTGCATGGGGGTGGGACATGCTGAAGGGGCCGACGCCGGTCGGCCCGGGCTCGTAACGTAG